Part of the Qipengyuania sp. SS22 genome, CGCCCGCGAATCCCACGCGGATTCTCCAGGCCTCGATCGCGGCGGACAATAAGCCGGTCCCGGCAATGCCTGCGCCGCGCGTGCCGGATGCGGAGATTTCGGCCAGCGATCTGAACGCGCCGCTCGGCAACTGACTTTCCATCGCGCCGCACCCGGACTAGGGGCGGCGCGATGAAAGTCGACCTCTTCGATTTCGAACTCCCGCCTGAGCGGATCGCGTTGCGCCCGGCGCGTCCGCGCGATGCTGCGCGTATGCTCGTCGTCCGCGGCGATGGTCCCTTCGAGGACCGCGGCGTGCGCAACCTGCCGCACATGCTGCGCGCGGGCGACGTGCTGGTGTTCAACGATACGCGCGTGATCCCGGCACAGCTCGAAGGGCGGCGCGGTGAAGCCAAGATCGGTGCAACGCTGCACAAGCGGATCGACCTGCGCCGGTGGCAGGCGTTCGTGCGCAATGCCAAGCGGCTGCGGGTCGGCGATATCGCCGAATTCGGGGGCGGGGTAACCGCGCTCGCTGAAGAGCGGCTGCCCGATGGCAGCTTCGTGCTCGTCTTCGGTGGCGATGAGCCGGTAGAGGTCCTGCTCGAGCGGGCCGGGCGGATGCCGCTGCCGCCCTATATCGCGGGCAAGCGCCCCACCGACGCGCGCGACCGAGAAGACTACCAGACCATGTTTGCGCAGGAGGACGGCGCGGTCGCCGCCCCTACCGCCGCGCTG contains:
- the queA gene encoding tRNA preQ1(34) S-adenosylmethionine ribosyltransferase-isomerase QueA, with protein sequence MKVDLFDFELPPERIALRPARPRDAARMLVVRGDGPFEDRGVRNLPHMLRAGDVLVFNDTRVIPAQLEGRRGEAKIGATLHKRIDLRRWQAFVRNAKRLRVGDIAEFGGGVTALAEERLPDGSFVLVFGGDEPVEVLLERAGRMPLPPYIAGKRPTDARDREDYQTMFAQEDGAVAAPTAALHFTPELMDALAEAGVGTETLTLHVGAGTFLPVKADDTDDHAMHAEWGRIEPAVADRLNAVREAGGRVIAVGTTSLRLLESAAGEDDVIQPFAGDTAIFITPGYRFRAIDGLMTNFHLPKSTLMMLVSALMGRDRMMAAYEHAIAQEYRFYSYGDSSLLLR